CTGAAGGTTCTTCCATAAATCCATCGTCGGAGCTCTTCTAGAATGCGTCTCTAGTCCATTTcctcgttttttgttttgtaaatttctcCTCATTCCTTCAAAAGTTATGGACCCTTTGTGTCCAAAGACTGAAATTTCTTCCAACTCTAGTTGCCTCAAAGAAGACGCATCTTCTACGTGGTTATTCCAAATTGTCTTTGATTGTTGAGCCTGAATATCAATGATGGAACGGTTAAACTTACCGATCAAACTGTGGGATCTTTTTACTAATGTGTCCTCATTATATGCTTCCTTGTGAGCTTGTTGTTGGGAAACACAGAAGATGTTGGCTAATGTGTCCTGATTCACAATACATTGATGTTAATTTTTCATTCTCTGAAATTTGAAGCAATGAAAGTGTTTGGTTAGAGAAATTTACCGTGTCTTCTCTAGTATCGCATTTTGAACTTGATGTATCTAGGTGAGACTCGTTCAAGAAGTCATTAAGAGACCTGACTCTTGTACTTTTTCCAAGTTCTTGATTGTAATCTTCCTGCAGGTTCCAATCCAAACATGGAGAACCTTCGACGTTGTTTGCAGATTTTTCAATCTTCCTTGAtgctttgattttgttgaagatgTCATTAAGTTCATCCTCTTGCAAATCATTACTGTGGAGGTGATTCTGGTACTGCAGTAACTTCTTCAAGATGGAGTCCAAGAAGTGAAAGAAGGTAGCTGTTACTTATTGTCcaattttaataattagatATCACTAAGAATCTCCAAAAGCATGTCTTTGTCATTAGTAAGCTTACCTCACAGGTTTCTGACAACTCTAGCTTCTCTGCAACTGAATGTGCATTAGCCGCAAATATTTCTTGCCTGTTCATGTGTAGAGGGTTAGGATATGAAGCAAATAGACATAAAGACAAACAAAAGTAATCTATTTTGATGATAAGAATTGAATCCTTCTTACCCATATTTCTTCTGCCTTGGAAGCGGTTTCTCTGTACATTCACTTGATGGCTGATGAGTCTCTCCATAGGACATAACCTGGTAATAAGTTGCTCTGTATTTATACTTCCTTGCAATCTCTCTGATCTCTTCATCTGACTTGTACACACCAGGAGTGAAGAAGATGCTCTCGCAGAGTTCAGGGGCAATGCCGGTTCTTACAATCTCCGGCGAGACCAAAACCGACTGGAGAAAATGCAGTGTGGTCTGCAAGGAATCACCTTGGAGATAGCTAACAATGGAGAGGTAGAAGTAAGAGAAAGCAACCAAGACTGTGTTTGAAACACCTGAAGTGGTGGTCCCTTGTTCGTCAAGCAACGCAGGCATTTGAAGCATTCTCTCTGAGTTTCTCAAACGAGTCGTCTTCTCTTCTGAGCATTCGGGTTGTTGTATAGAAGCTTCGATGCTATCGATTCCCCAATAGAGATTCGAGAGAGCAGAGTGTTCGGAAGAGAATTCAAACAGAGTATCCTCTTCTTCAATGCTCAGCCATGTGATGCATTTATGCTTAAGCGACATCCATGCTTCGAGGTCTGATATGAGGCTGAGAATGTAGTCGTTGATCGAAACTACAATCGAATCAAGAGAAGAATTCTCATTACATGAGATAAAACTCGATTGGGAAGATGAAAGGTTAGCCATTGTCACATACTCTGTTGCAAACAAGTTACGATGGTTTTATGGGATAAGATGAGAGAGGAAGCAAAGTTGgagattaaagagagagagagaggatgtgTAAGAACAATGTAGTCTCGTGAAGGAACAAGCCAAACcctagagaaaaaaagaaaatgattggTCCTACTTTGTAATCTTTTGCTGTCAAAAGGACACTACAAACAAAAGTCAAGTGTGTTGCGTGTGTTTGAGGAAAACGCAAGATAAAAGATCCTAACCATATGATTCATATAAGTAATTTATAGTATTTCACTTCCCAGCCCTCGTCTCATTAAGTTCTACTACATAAATTGACTTTTTCCAATTAATTATCACGTTAAAGTAAGCCATATATGAAAGGTTTCAATAGTATACTACTATTTTACACATGTTGAAAAACAGCATTACGAAAGAATTAGTATAAAGGAGGGCTACGATTTGTGTGAGTAGTGGAAGAGGACGGTTGATGAGAGTAATTAAGTTTAGATATCTCAGCTCAACCACGTTAATTATGAACATTAATGTCCATCAATGATTTAAAAACTTATACACTAGGTGGGACGTGGACTACTGGCCTAAGCCGTAAGGTTTAGAACTTATGTAAGATGGTTAGGTTATTTTGCTTTGAGGTTCTAcgaaaatactaataaaaaagattggaccccaagaaaaagaaggaagagtttGAGAATTTTCTGTCACGGAGAACCAAGAAATTATGAgctttggaaaaatatataaaaaggacaaataaaatttttaaaaaaggtcaAAGAGCTCTTTCCCTCCGCAATCCAACAAATTGGTTCTTAACTCTGTTGTCCTTTGTGTTggtgtgaattttgattcatgaAAGCTGTATCCCATATACAAATGGGATTGGATCTTGTTTAAATTCGGGTTTGTTATGTTAGGTTGACATTCAGAATTGGTTAAGATTCGATTAATTAGGTTTACATTGTTCAACTTCGAACGTAATACCAATTAATATGTGAGagttacaatatatatgatcaaatttttttttttcaattatgatCATTGTTTtcgcatatatatattcttggtAAAGTTATTTAGTGTTGTTCATgtacacacaacaacaaaatatgtggaaacaacataattttttttttttgggtacaaaGTATAAACAACTTAATCAATACACTGTTCCAACAAATAGTCTCTTATTGAGACCGTCATTGGCAGATTGGTTGGTGGTgagtttttacaattttgcaataaatttaaatctaatgaTGATTTATACTACATGGCAGCTTCCACtaaagttacaacttacaatcGTAATATTATGTAACAGATTTTTTGTACTTTGGTttcggattaaaaaaaaacgatttacATATGTGATATATACACCACATACTACAAAACCTAATTCTAACCTTAATCCAAtgttaaccttttttttggtgtaaatgtTAAGAATTGCATTTTagtcttaaattttttattatttaaatagacaATATATTAGTAAGTAGTATTTCcacgatttattattatttaaacgATTTACATATGTGATAGCTGTTTGGGAATTTGTAGTTTGATGAGTTAGAGTTCGACGAACCACCtgtgtctttttttcttgttaactgatcaatttgtgtttgtctttgaTCAAAGCATTGTTGTGTGTTATGTTCTTTAATCAATGATGTCTTGTGTTATGTTTTGGTAATGCTTATGAATCGATTCTCTCAATGTTCGTGTTATGTTaatgtttgtgttatgttattgGGTTTTCTTTGTGTTGTGTTATGCTTGTGAATCGGTTCTCTGTTGTGTTAATGCTTGTGTTATGTTTTGGCAATTGAATTCCAGTATACTTGGAGTCCCTTCTATTTCTCACTAGAATTTATAGTTTttgtaatcttttattttatttttgtagtctATTTGAAATATACTTTTATGTCatatttgtttagaaaattatgaaatacaatcatatttaatttttaaaaatatataatatttgtatatttttttaaaaaatcctaaatttagCAACTCTTAATGGAtccataaaattttacattttcttaaaaaattctaaatctaactttttcaaaattaataataaaatatgtgttaatCAACTTTGTTTAACATTCATCTAGATCGTGATGTTCAATTGTTCATGTACACACGACAACAAAATATGTagaaacaacaaatttttttttttttggtacaaaGTATAAACAACTTAATCAATACATTGTTCCAACAAATAGTCTTTTATTGAGACCGTCATTGGCACATTGGTTGTTTTCACAATTTTGCAAATGATGGTTTTTATTATATGGTTTTCACATTGGTTGTTTCCACTGAAGTTACAACGAcatgtctttaaaaaaaaaaaaatcatcatcatcatatttcaCGATTTATCtcaaaatcttattttctaaaCTTTCGAGATTAGAGGGAGTGTGTTTTGGTGACACTCGGGATCTAACACTCTATAGTCAATAGTATCAAAAGTTGAGTTTATATAGTATTGCAAGTTGGACGTTAACGACATTTTTATTCGCTTATTGGGATTTAGCCAGAGTATTCTCCATTTTTATCCGCTTGTAAAAATTGATTAGCACTCCATTtgtatagaaattaaaaattttcataCTCGATTAAATTCCTACTTTTAATAACTCCCTTCAAGATGACCGCTCATACCAAGATCATATCAGTCAAGATCATATAGTTCTTACAATTTTgcaataaatttaaatctaatgatggtttatgactttttttttttttttttttttttNNNNNNNNNNNNNNNNNNNNNNNNNNNNNNNNNNNNNNNNNNNNNNNNNNNNNNNNNNNNNNNNNNNNNNNNNNNNNNNNNNNNNNNNNNtttttttttttttttttttttttttttttttttttttttttttttttttttttgtcaacaacagatCAGCTCAAATTTATGACTTTATACTATGTGGCTTCCACTAAAGTTACAACTTACCATCGTAAAATTATGTAAGagaacttttttaattttttttttcagataaaaaaaaaaagaaaagatttacaCATGTGATATATACACTACATATTACAAAACCTAATTCTAACCTTAACCGCGATCGAattttagccttttttttttttaacctcagttttagccttttgtttttggtgtaaatGTTAAGAATCGCATTTTAGCCTTAAAATCATTTGAATAGACAATACATTAGTAGtaatttctttgttattttctcgaagaaaattagttaaaaaatttggtaaaaaaaaataaataaaaaacgcaTGAGAAATGCTTTTAACCTATTTTAAAAAGACAAACGCGTCCCTCGTTACCTTTTTATaaactcttttttaaaaaagcaaacaacaaaacaaaccaattcTGTaaccccaaaaaagaaaaagagaagagagaaaaaaagcaaataCTATAAAACTCACTGTTGCGTCgattcaaaacacaaaaactcaGTGACTAGTATAATGTATCAAGATCGACAAGGAGTtgtaggaggaggaggcggtggcGGGGGCGGATCTGCGCCACACGGAATCATACTCGCCGTCGTCGTTGCATTGGTTGTACTCGTTCCGTTCTTCATCGGAGACGGTGGTGAAGCCATTACAGATGCGATCGCGGAGCTTCTAAGTCCGGTGGGACTTCTCTTGCTTCCCATCGTCCTTCTCCTCGTCATCCAGTTTCTCTCGTCGGAACGTGGTTCTTTTGTATCGGCCATTTTCTCCACCGGAGAACCTGAGTCGATTCACCGTGTTAGTGGATCTCCCGTTGGTGTTGCTCTGTTCCTCGTACTGATCTTGTTCTTACTCTACAACCGCTTCTCCATCTTCGGCGGAAACGATGACTCCGATGACTGATGCGACGTCGTTTTTTCAGATctagttgttttctttttttaatttctttatttgattttttttttttaatgtttttggttttattttgtctGACGGTTGAAGTCAAAGAACTATACAGCCGCAGTTTCCATGTAATGTAGGTATGCACGTGAGAGTCACGTGATATTGCTGATGATGAGTAGTGAGGTTTGTAACTTTGTAGTTGTATTTTACGTATAAATTGCCAAATGCCAACGTACGTGAaatatataatgtggttatgtTATTAGTACTATTGATCAATCTCGAAACTTCAAAAGAAGTACGCCAAATCTATGCGTTTAAATGTAATAATCTCAAATTGacaagtttttaacttttttattctAGTAACCAAATGGTGAGATTTATGAATGAGGagtattatattttgattggggAGGGGACAAATTGGAGTTTCGTTTCGGACTCGGTCGCCACATGACGACCACGTGAGAGAATAGTTTTTCAGACATTTTTCTGATTTCTCATTTGCAATTCCTTTAGAATAATATTTTCGTATCCCTTTTTATTCGTACCCTTCATGTTATGTTACCACTATAAAGggggaaaaaacaaatttctttcattttttatatatataatctaaaagtacaaatatataatatcgaAATTCAAAAATCAGAGTATCCTGATAGTGAAAAAATAGAATCTTTAAATAATAATTCGATTTTCACTATCAAGCCTCATCATCAGATAACCACcattgtgttgttgttaccCTTTTCTATATAATACGTACATCAAATTATCAAACACACACAAGTGCATCATCTAACTTCCTCAACACTATCTACAtacaagatgaagaagaagacctttCTCACAACAATTCGTTCAAGAGTTTCCTTATTTTGCTTATATCACTCAGCTTTCAGTTGCAGAATCTCCTTCGCTGTCCTATCCCTGAAATATGGCATTTGTTCCTGtccaaatcacacaaacactTTCTATTTTAAGCACTCTTAAGTCTTTCGATATGacactcatgagtcatgacctACTATACTACTATAGTCTATGGCAGGTTTAGTAACTTTCTGCCATTTTTTACCTGAGTGAAACAAAGATCTAGACCTCTGCTGTAGAAGTCTATGTATTTCAGCATAAACATTCCACAATCGTATCTACAAAAAATGCAGAGTCAAAGTTAACGAATGTACTACACATATGGATGTATGAGCTTAGATGTAGCTGACATCTTTATTAGGAAGACGATACCCATTTCTCTGCATTGGAAGGTCCTGGACAAATTCTTGTCTCCATCCACTTACATCAAGGTCTATTTCACTCTTGTCAATAACTTCATCCACAAAATATCTAGCCTGACAAGTGAAAAACTACAGTATCAGGATGTATATGttacaacacaaaaacaaaaatggtttcCTTACTCTATAACATTACCAGTGCATCGAGTATATTAGGCTCCCTTCCTTTGAATGAGTCGAGATACTGGAATTTCCGGTCCTTTATATTTATTACCGCCAAAGTCCAGTGGATGTTCTTATGGATAGGGATAAATATCTGACAACAAACAAGGTCTCTTAGACAGAAGGTATAATTCAAAAAGAGTTTGAAGATCTCCACAAGGAGTGTAATATAGAGAGTGATAGCAGAAGAAGCACACAACAAGTTTGTTTACCTTGTCACAGTCTTTAAGATGGTAGCCCAACCTCTTCATTGAAGTCCATCTCCTGACTGCGCCGTAGTTGTATCCAGTCCCCGAATTAACTAACTGAGGTGTTTAAGGTTATGTCTTCTTGTCAAAACTCATGAGCATATATAGGGGCTGTAATCTCGAAATCATATAGAAATGGGTACAACCTTAGTGAAGAAAAATGTATTGAAAAAATGAcattttagaaacttctttGGTTCTCTAGCTTCCCTTTCTTTCAGCAATACCATATAAAGATTAATGACCTGCACAGAACAAAGTCCAAGATTTTACCAAATCACAGAGGTTCTATAATCTCTACGAAGAAATCACGTGAGATTTAAATGCGTTGACTAACCTCATCGTTCAACCATTCACCTGGTTTAAGACACCTCAGGATTTTCCCTGTAATGTCAATATTCGAGTTCTCATGTGCAACCAAGATGGTCCTGCAGTGAGAGACGTTCATAGCATTAcatcacaaaaacaaatatgaaatctCAGatcaagtaaacaagagaggaAGAATCATAATCATACGAGTCATTAGCTAAAAATGCACGTTTGACTGCTCTCTCCTCCTCTCTAGAAAGTGGCAGAAATGCTTCACGTCGTATATCCTGAATATCAATCAAAGTACAATGAAGCATAAAAGCTTAAACTTTAGCCACAACTATAAAGATAATTGAAAATAGCCAAACCTCTActggttctttttcttgtctccaaaacgaaaaagaaggaaacaagcTTCGCAGTAAAGCACGGCCTCTCTCTTTCAGAGAATCACCAAAGCCTCTGGCTTTCAGTTTAGAAGTCCGGTTCTCAGCACTCTTGACAACCTTTATGTATGCTTCATAACTCGTAACATCAGTCACAGGGCGATTCAAAACAAATGAACTATTAGCTTGAGAACCATCATCCACCATCAAGCTCCCATTTTTCAGATTAACAAATCCATTCCCCATCTCAGCCTTCTCATCCACTTCCATAGCCACGTTTTCCACACTCTCCATACTAGTATCACTAGATATCATTTCCAGATCTCTACACTCATCGTCAACATCAATCACTTCTCTATCCGTTCTATAAGGTAAAGGCAAATCAAGTGCATTGCTTTTAAACAAGTCATAGTTCCTTGTGAGGAAAGAAGCTCCAAACCCATTACCAGAAACCTGCCGTGTGCTACGACCTATCTGTCTCGGCATAGGAGAGAGACCGCTCTTCAGAATCCGCGAAGGCCCATGAACTTGTCTCCGTAACGGAGATTTCACTTCTGGGTAATAACGGTAATTTCCAGGAGCCATGACTCTTGATGAACGTAATAAGCTGAAGAGACTGGAGTTTTCAAAAGGGTTTAAACCACCACCGCTGCGTTTGTGGTTACTCATAACTACTGCTCTGAAATAGAAGTAACCATAACCCTACACACGAATTTAAAACCCAATCCCACAAAACTGAAAggtcagaaaacaaaaaaaaaaatcctaaatttagGGTTCAAACTCTTAGATTGATTTCGATAAAAAGAACTCGGGAGCAAgcaaagtttgaattttttcatTAAACACACTGGCGGCGTTTCCGACTCGCAACGCTCCCGATGACGACCCGGACAAAACAGGGTAGACCCGGCCTGATTTAACCCGGGAGGTTTTGTTTTGGAAGAGATAGGTCAAACTCAAATTTGTTGACTTTTTCTTATACCCTCTAGCCGAAAGGGAGGTTTCTGGGTCTTGTTCCTCTGATTCAGCTAAACACACTTTCAGAATTACACTTCTTGTCAATCCAAGTGCAAATTCAAAAACATGTCAAAGAATGCAATCAACAAAACCTAATACGTCAAAATTATTTACTAGAGACTATAGAACTTTTTACTTTCCCAAAATCATCCAAAGTGAAACGATAACAGTATGGAGAGGACTTTACCGTTTTCAACACCAGAAGATGCATACAAATTGCTGTGGACCTCCAGCCTTGTAAAAGCTTCGACGGTGTATTTTTCAATCTGAACCActaacaaaattcaaataaactaCCTGAACTGTATTAATGGTGTCAAAATCAGTATTGACTAATTTAACCATTAGTCAACTGTCAAAAATAATGATGTGGCATAACGTGAATGATGGTGGTGCATGATTATGACGCTTATGAAGTAcattataattatgaaaattatccttgataaaattaatattatcttcttaaccaaataatattatttgggtaaaaaaatatcttttaaatcattaaatcaataaattttatCAATCTATTGCAAAATTAAGTTCaatgaatatttataattacagctcttataaattattataccattgattttttttaaaccaaataatattatttggataaaagaactacaaattttttttttttgacacatgaaatcaatgatttatcaacctattgcataattaatttcaaaaacattttttaatcaaaacacatagtcaatgatttttttgtcaacaactttaaTTGATCAACTTAAATAAGTCAATTTTAAGGAACATTGTTTATATACTGctattgttaataatttttgataagTTTAATACCATTtatcaactaattaagaaatattcttttaatttttttttttaaaatcattgatgtaataactaataagggttgtaactaaaaaaatattgttttgaaaatattatgtaatagattgaaaaaatcactggttaattttaaaaatattttgtgaaatttttacgcaaataaaattagtttaaaaatattaattttgttaagagtaatttttgtaattataattttcacgTCGTGGCTCGTCCATATCATGTATCGTGAGCATCAtgacactactaatattagttCATGTAGTTTATTGGAACTTTGTTACTGGTTCAAGTTAAAAAATACACTGTAAATTACACATTCTAAATTGTTTGGGTTTAAATATACTCTTTTCCCGACTTATTGATTACAAAGAGTCAAAGATGACTTGTCAAGTTTTAGTTAAACccaatccattttttttgttttttatatataaaaaaaacaaaatcgagcTAAACCAGACCAAACCGAAAATCAACAAACGGAAACACAGACGATGTTGGCTAATGTGTCCCTGATTCACAAATACATATTTTTGGAAGATGTTAATTTTTCATTCCTTGAAAGTTAAAGCAATGAAAGTGTTTGGTTAGAGAAATTCACCGTGCCAATGTCTTCTCTAGTATGGCATTTTGAACTTCACGTATCTAGCTGAGACTCGCAATTGTTACTCTTTTGCCCAATTTTGATGATTAGATATCAGTGAGAATCTCCAAAAGCATGTCTTTGTCATTAGTAAACTTACCTCACAGGTTTCTGACAACTCTAGCTTCTCTGCAACTGAATTAGGATATGAAGACAAACAGAAGTAATCTATTTTGATGATAAGAATTGAATCCTTCTTACCCATATATCTTCTGCCCTGGAAGCGGTTTCTCTGTACATTCACTTGGTGTTGCTCTGTATTTATGCTTCCTTGCAATCTCTCTGATCTGACTTGTACACACCAGGAGTGAGGAAGATGCTCTCGCAAAGTTCAGGGGCGATGCCGGTTCTTACAATCACCTTGGAGATAGCTTACAATGGGGGAGGCAGAAGTAAGAGAAAGCAACCAAGACTGTCTGACTGTGTTTGGAACCCCTGAAATGGTGGTCCCTTGTTCGTCAAGCAACGACGGGATCCTCTACATATTGATGGGCACACAGCTTCCGTGGAGAAGAAGCCACCGGCTCCTCTACGTATTGATGGTGTTAGGTCTATCGTGTGCTCCCATAATAAGCCTTCTTACACGATCCCTATCCCATGTCTTTTCTCAATCACGAATCTAGACATTGGGAGTTCAATGAAATTAAGAACAAGCATAAGAGAAAGAACACAAAGCGGTTTGTTCACCCGGTTCACGGTGTTAACTAAGCGCTACATCCGGGGTGGATCCTA
The Camelina sativa cultivar DH55 chromosome 15, Cs, whole genome shotgun sequence DNA segment above includes these coding regions:
- the LOC104744866 gene encoding uncharacterized protein LOC104744866, producing the protein MYQDRQGVVGGGGGGGGGSAPHGIILAVVVALVVLVPFFIGDGGEAITDAIAELLSPVGLLLLPIVLLLVIQFLSSERGSFVSAIFSTGEPESIHRVSGSPVGVALFLVLILFLLYNRFSIFGGNDDSDD
- the LOC104744867 gene encoding ubiquitin-like-specific protease 1A; translation: MSNHKRSGGGLNPFENSSLFSLLRSSRVMAPGNYRYYPEVKSPLRRQVHGPSRILKSGLSPMPRQIGRSTRQVSGNGFGASFLTRNYDLFKSNALDLPLPYRTDREVIDVDDECRDLEMISSDTSMESVENVAMEVDEKAEMGNGFVNLKNGSLMVDDGSQANSSFVLNRPVTDVTSYEAYIKVVKSAENRTSKLKARGFGDSLKERGRALLRSLFPSFSFWRQEKEPVEDIRREAFLPLSREEERAVKRAFLANDSTILVAHENSNIDITGKILRCLKPGEWLNDEVINLYMVLLKEREAREPKKFLKCHFFNTFFFTKLVNSGTGYNYGAVRRWTSMKRLGYHLKDCDKIFIPIHKNIHWTLAVINIKDRKFQYLDSFKGREPNILDALARYFVDEVIDKSEIDLDVSGWRQEFVQDLPMQRNGYDCGMFMLKYIDFYSRGLDLCFTQEQMPYFRDRTAKEILQLKAE